Genomic segment of Coffea arabica cultivar ET-39 chromosome 1e, Coffea Arabica ET-39 HiFi, whole genome shotgun sequence:
GCTACAATAGCTTGGGGATTGCGCAAATGTTCTCGTGCCATCGTACTGGTGCTGATATTCCTTATAGCAATGAAACCTGGTTTCATCCATGCCGTGTATGGTATGTCAGCACAGATACTGTCATTCTTCTACACTAATGATATCTGCAATTGGCTAGGGCAGTTCATTCTGTGTGGTTAATTGAGTTATAGGAGGGATTGGATTAGGAGCATTTGTCCAATCTGATTCTGTACAGTTTTTTAAATTTGTCTCAAATCCTGTCATCTTTTGCAGTGATATTCTTCTTCATGTATCTTTTGAGCCATGAAATCAGTAAAAGAACGCGCCAATCTCTGATTCTTCTTTGTGAGGCTAATTTTGCCATACTGTACATTCTTCAGCTTAATTTGGTCTCAAAAACTCTGGAGAAGAAAGGCTCCTTAAGCATGGGAATCCTTTCTCAGTTAGGTACGGTTATCTGCATCATGGAAACTTATGTTTTGGGAGGTGTGGAATAAGGGTGTGCCCCTGCCAGAGGGTAGTTAAAGTGACAGATAGAAAAtcatatctctctctctctctctcactgcTTTTAAATTTCTTGGCCATATATGATTTTTACTTAATGTTCTTTGGCAAAATTCTGTAGGTCTCCTTGAAAGTGATAGTTCTTGGGATTTCCTCGAAATAGCTCTGCTCGCATGCTTTTGTGCAATTCATAATCATGGGTTCGAAATGTTGTTTTCATTTTCTGCAATCGTACAGCACACACCCAGTCCTCCAGTTGGATTTAGCATTTTGAGAGCTGGATTGAATAAATCAGTTTTGCTGTCAGTCTATGCCACCTCAAGCACCAGGGACAGTCATGACAATGCCTCCCATGGTAAATCTTGCCGCAATTTGCTTCATTACTCGACATTTTATATGTAGTCATTGCGTAATATAGTTTGTTGCTGAAATCGGTTCCTGGATCTGTGGGTTTGTCCTTGATGGATTTTTTTAGCTGATTATGGATTCTGATTTTGGATAATGAGTTTTTGTGATGTTTCGCTTGCTTTTGCATTCAGataatagattttttttaatagctAAAATCCATAATCAACCAAAGAGTAGCTTTTTCTGATTCTGATTATTCTATATAATCACTTTTGATAATCAAAAATAGCAAAATCTAGAGTAAACGAGACCAGGGCCTATGTCATGATAAGCtgttttttgtcaattttttttcctaagtGGCTGATCATGAATTAGTTATTTATAGAGGCATCCCTGTCACTTCTTCGTTTCTTCGACTGGGAGATGGGGTTGCATTTAAGTTTTACATTTCGGGTTAACTAAGAATAAAGGAATACTGTTTCCATTCTCTTcattttttattgctttattacTAGCTTGCTATTGTTTCAGATTGATTTTTGTTGCTCTTGTTTCAGAGAAAAGAATTGCTCTGTATCTTGGCGCGATAGGGAAGAAATTTTTGTCTGTGTATAGATCATTTGGAACCTACATCGCGTTTCTGACCATTCTTCTAACAGTTTACCTGGTGAGGCCTAATTGTTTGGCATTTGGGTACATTTTCCTTCTCCTTGTCTGGATTATCGGAAGACAACTTGTGGAAAGAACAAAACGACGTCTTTGGTTTCCACTAAAAGCGTATGCAATCATAGTCTTCATTTTCGTCTATAGTTTGAGCATTTTCCCCACTTTTGAGGCTTGGATGTCTGCAAAATTCAATCTTCAgttgtattttggctataacccCGGTTCTTCATTACTGGAAAATGTTTGGGAGTCTTTAGCAATTGTAGTCGTAATGCAACTTTATAGCTATGAGAGGAGACAGAGCAAAAGTGTTAGATCAGAGGAATcagatttttctcaatttgggATTTTGGGGTTCATCAGACGCTGCCTAATCTGGCACAGTCATAAGATCCTGTTGATTGCATTGTTTTATGCTTCATTATCTCCAATAAGCGCATTTGGTGTTTTGTACCTTCTTGGTGTTGTCTTTTGTTCAACTTTATCTAAAGCTTCCCGAATTCCATCCAAATCATTCTTGATCTATACGGGTGTTCTAGTGACATCTGAGTATCTGTTTCAGATGTGGGGTGAATATGCTGAAATGTTTCCTGGACAAAGGCACTATGATCTATCCCTCCTCCTGGGGTTTCAGGTATACAAACCAAATTTCTGGGGTATAGAAGCTGGCTTGAGGGCAAAAGTTCTTGTGATTGCTGCATGTACCCTTCAGTATAATGTCTTCCATTGGTTGGAGAGGATGCCCACTTTTCTTGTAGATGTAGTTAATTCGGAGGAGCCTTGCCCACTTTTTGTCTCTGCAGAAGACGTCCTACCTGTTGTTTCAGTGCCCAATGGTGAAAATGACGCATCATCAAGTTTCAATGAACGATCTTCAAGAAAGATAGGAGTCACGAGTAGTTCATTGCCTACATTCAGCCCTGGTCTTTACCAATCATCTCATGATGTGTCCACGGCTGGAGTAGGATATAAGGATCACAATACTAGAAAATACTCATTTGGGCATATATGGGGGAGTGTGAAGGAGAGTCATAAGTGGAACAAGAAGAGGATTCTTGCCTTGAGAAGGGAGAGGTTTGAAATCCAAAAGACTACCTTGAAGATATATTTGAAGTTTTGGATAGAGAACATGTTTAACCTTTTTGGCCTTGAGATCAACATGATTGCTCTACTATTGGCCAGTTTTGCTCTTCTGAATGCAATTTCTTTGCTCTATATTGTATCACTTGCAGCTTGTGCTCTTTTAGAGCGGCATATACTTCGGAAACTATGGCCAATGTTCGTCTTCTTGTTTTCTCTTATCCTTGTGTTTGAATACTTTGCCATGTGGAAGCACCTCATGCCGTTGGATCCACATGTTTCAAGTGACACTAATGTGCATTGCCATGATTGCTGGAAAATCTCAAACTTATATTTTGCTCATTGCAGGAGCTGTTGGTTGGGTATGAATCTGTAATTCATGTTGAACTTCTCAGATTAGATGTATTATCCACTGCCCATGTTCTTTTTTCCCTATTTGCTAAGTATTTGACTGCTCAATTATAGAATTTCAAAAACTTGATCTAGCACGTAGTTTCTGAAAGGGTGGTCTTGCACTCACTCACACACACTCTCTTTGTCTCTCACAGAGACACACATGCAGACACCCACACAGACATGTGTGCACATTTTGGGGCTGGTCAATACGGGCTTGGTGGTATGAGGTATTTTAGCATGGTAATAGCTACATCTCAGGCTTCACTTGCATTAGTTGGGAATATAGtttgaaaagattttttttccttcctctcATTTTTTATCTTTCTTCCAGTTGAGTTTAGGCTGAGACATCCTTTTTTCTTTGTGGAGGCCCCCCCTGGCCTTATTCTTCTgctaatcattttttctttatcAAATTTCCTGTATACAAAAGTTCCTATTTTTTCAGTTACATTTAATTTTCGAGGTGGCCTAGTAGATAAATGAACATAGTGCACTTCTGAGACAATACCTAACCACGTGCTGAATTTTCCATTTCCTGTCAAGTACTGATTTTCTGATGTATCTAATTCAACCAAGACTTATATTTAACTGCTTATTTTGTTGCAGGGCTTATTGTTGATGATCCCCGAATGCTGATTAGCTGCTTTGTCGTCTTCCTGCTTGCATGTTTTAAGCTCCGTGCAGATTGTGCTTCAAGTTTCTCTGGATCATTTACATATCGCCAGATggtttctcaaaggaaaaacgCTTTTGTTTGGAGAGATCTGTCATTTGAAACCAAAAGCATGTGGACTTTCCTTGACTATTTGCGGCTTTATTGCTATTGTCATCTGTTAGATCTTGTGCTTGCTTTGGTTCTGATTACAGGAACCCTTGAATATGATATTCTGCACCTAGGATatcttgcttttgctttgatttTCTTTCGGATGAGGCTTAcgatattaaaaaagaaaaacagcatcTTTAAGTATCTGCGCATATACAATTTTGGAGTTATTGTTCTTTCTCTTGCATATCAATCTCCTTTTGTGGGTGATTTTAGTGGGGGAAAGTGTGAAACTATTGATTACATATATGAGGTGATTGGATTCTACAAATATGACTATGGGTTCCGGATAACCTCCAGATCTGCTTTAGTTGAGATAGTCATTTTTGTTCTGGTATCACTACAGTCATACATGTTTTCCTCCCCTGAGTTTGATTATGTATTTCGGTATCTTGAAGCGGAGCAAATTGGGGCTATTGTACATGAGCAAGAGAAGAAAGCTGCATGGAAAACTGAACAGTTTCTTCACATTCGTGAATCTGAAGAGAAAAAGCGCCAGCGCAACTTCCAAGTAGAGAAGATGAAGTCCGAGATGCTTAATTTACAAATCCAGCTTCATAATATGAACTCTACATCTGCGTGTGATGACTCTTCTCCTGCAAGTGAAGGGCTTAGAAAGAGGAAGAATGCCACAGTAAATACAAATATGAACAGTGGAATTCTTGAAAAGCAGGATATTAATACTCATCCTGATTCAGGTTTTGCATTCGATCTGTATGGTTCTCCAAGTAATGTAAGAGGAGAGAGTCCTTTTACAATGGAATTTGCAAAGCAACCAATAGAATCTCCTCTTGGAGAGATCACTGAGCTTGAggaatgtacaagtgaaggttcaTTTCTGGAGTCTGACAGAGAAAGGAAAGGCAGAGGCCAAGCAAGTGAAAACCCTTTAGTCTCTGCTGTACAGTTGATTGGTGATGGTGtttctcaagtgcaatcaataGGAAACCAAGCAGTTAACAATATTGTGAGCTTTCTTAATATTGCACCTGAAGATTCAGATACAAATGAGCACACAGCTGCTGAGGATGGGGTCTTTCAGGAGAGTGAGAGCCAAAATGTGAGGTACGCATGCTTGGATCGTGCCTCTTCTGTGCAATCTGACAGAAGTAGAGCATCTGATACTGCAAGTTTGCAGATTGGAAGGATCTTTGGCCATATTTGGTCTCAGATGCGGTCGAATAATGATGTTGTTTGTTACATTTGCTTTGTACTGGTATTTCTGTGGAACTTTAGTTTGCTTTCGATGGTTTATTTGGCAGCTCTATTCTTGTATGCTCTTTGTGTCAACACAGGGCCAAGTTACACTTTTTGGGTTATCATGCTAATCTACACTGAAATTTATATATTGATTCAGTACCTGTATCAAATTGTGATCCAACATTGTGGTTTCAGCATCCAGTCAAGCCTTCTTCAAGAACTTGGGTTTCCAACAAAGAGGATAAAGTCATCATTTGTGATAAGTACATTGCCTCTTTTTCTAGTGTATCTATTTACTCTTGTTCAGAGCTCTATAACTGCCAAAGACGGTGAATGGTTTTCGCCAGGGTTTAGTAAGGGGAGATTGTTGCACCGCAAGGAGGTTCTGCAGGTTTCTACTTTGAGTGGGACAGCAAAGGAGCTGGTCCAGCTAGTGGAAAAAATGGTCAAAATGGTGATTAGCAGCTGCAGTACATATTGGAAATCACTGACACAGGAAGCAGAATCTCCTCCATACTTTGTCCAGTTGTCTATGGATGTTCATTTGTGGCCAGAAGATGGAATTCAACCAGAGAGGATAGAATCTGGAATTAATCGTCTGCTACAGCTTGTTCATGATGAGAGatgcaaaaatgaaaatcattgTTCTTGTGCTAGTAGGGTTCAAATTCAAAGTATTGAAAAGAGTACAGAAAACCCAAATGTTGCCTTAGCTGTTTTTGAGGTGGTTTATGCCTCACGTAGTGAGGAATGTAATGCCAAAGAACAGTACGAGTCCCTAACACCAGCGGCTGATGTAGCAAAAGAGATCCTTGAAGCACATAATGCTGGTTTTACAGAGGGAATTGGATTTCCTTACCATATAATCTCTGCTATTGGAGGTGGTAAAAGAGAAGTTGATCTCTATGCCTACATATTTGGTGCAGACTTGtctgttttctttttggttGCTATTTTTTATCAATCTGTCATAAAAAACAAAACTGAGTTTCTCGAGGTTTATCAGCTTGAGGACCAATTTCCCAAAGAGTTCGTATTTATTCTAATGGTATGTATAtattaccttttttttctttgccttttgATTTCCTAAAAATAATGTTGAAATCTTGTAGCTAAAAGAAAATATGAAGAGCTAGGATGAAATAATTTACTTAATCAACCTGGCCTATTTGCAGTAGCAAGCAGATGCTTTGGCCTAGTTAGCAATCTTGATACTTCATTTGAATATTTCTTATTTTGGTTGAGCAATGCTTTTTGATTGTTATAGCAGTGGATAATATTATGTGTTTTATAGCTGCATTCCTTTAAGATTATCTAACTTGTAATAAATTTTATTCCCATGTTTATGCAGGCTATCTTCTTCTTGATCGTAGTTGATCGTGTTATCTACCTCTGTTCTTTTGCCACAGGAAAAGTTATATTCTATCTGTTCAATCTTATCCTTTTTACCTGTGCGGTCACACAGTATGCCTGGCACATGGATACCTCCCAGCAAAACACTGCAGGTTTAGCTCTTCGTGCAATATATCTGACTAAAGCAATTTCTCTGTCACTACAAGCTATGCAAATCCGATATGGGGTACCACATAAGAGCATCCTGTACCGGCAGTTCCTCACCAGCAAAGTTTCCCGAGTGAATTATCTAGGTTATCGGCTTTACCGTGCCCTGCCTTTTCTATATGAACTACGATGTGTTCTTGATTGGTCGTGCACTACAACAGCATTGACAATGTATGATTGGCTGAAGGTGAGGTTATCCAATGTTTTGTTTTCTGCTATACCTTGGTAAGGTGCAAAAAGACTTTCAATAAGTGCATCTTGTGAGCATGATCATCGTTGTCTGGCCTCATATGTGCTTGAAGTTTGTGAATGGCCCTGCCAGGTTCATAAAAAATTCAAGTTCTATAAAAGgcaaaatggaccaaattaagCCATTGAATGGAGTTACTGAATACATATATGTGGCACAAAACTTTTTGTGGGTAGGTTGTCCAGCATCTTTGTCAAAGCTAAAACACAATCTCTTTGCATCATCCAAATGAGTGGACTTTACAACACAACACAGATGTCAAAACCTTGCAATGGAGCTTTTCAATCTTTAAGAAAAATGGTCTTTATAAGTCAAAATTGGTTATGAATTTCAGTTTAGTCTACATTCTTTGTTCTAACCACATTTTTGTACTTTGATTTGTTCCTCTGGCATCTGCACGAAAGCGAAATTGAAGTTGGTTGTACAGCCTAATTATTCTAAGGTGACATAATAAATTAAGGACCTAATATACCAATCATCCTGAATGATTGGTATGGTTTGTTGGACTAAGCTGGTTATTATTGCATTTCCAATGGATGCTTGGAATTCTTCAGGCAGCCTTTTGTTGTGTTACTGCTTGGAGCTGTTATTTCTATTGTGGAATCAATGGCTTTGACCTGGTTGTCTCTAGGATAGCTCTTTCAGATTGGTTAATTAGTTTTCTTGATCTGGTAATATACAGAGATGTCAAGAAGTTGAAGGAATTGTTTTGGAGAACTGAAGTTtgtatatttctttttgtaGTTGGAGGACATTAATGCAAGCTTGTACCTCGTCAAATGTGATGCTGTTCTTAATAGGGCTAGACACAAGCAAGGGGAGAAGCAGACCAAATGGACCAAGTTTTGCAATGGGATATG
This window contains:
- the LOC113716964 gene encoding piezo-type mechanosensitive ion channel homolog isoform X2, giving the protein MESFLGDFVLPLLLLIAGLLNWSLISFINLVASLVIRFVARKRGFRFRCRNSLLWCIFLFSLIVIFSQVTFLVISAIMGSEWTVADAWWMKLIGLMKLQSWRSPLVVYLLIIQLLVAVIALTEIQWNRFGFFRLQDSCWACFSSVVEHIGSRLRVASCLLLPGIQLVVGISNPSWLSLPFFVCSCVGLVDWSLTSNFLGLFRWWKLLWLYAGFSICLLYVYQLPVGFPEIFNAIANFVGLYKLSPKSDLQEISSSLSLMAFYHVLSCVKCDLEEMDFLMSIREGSLTEQLLPSRHPFFIRELRSGVRHANVFLRRTVFRFFTINFFTYGFPVSLFALTFWSFHFASICAFGLLAYVGYILYVFPSLFRLHRLNGLLLVFILLWAVSTYVFNVAFAFMNWKLGKDMEIWEMVGLWHYPIPGFFLLAQFCLGILVALGNLVNNTVFLCTSDEEGQSSKDYYKEEVNEETKVLIVATIAWGLRKCSRAIVLVLIFLIAMKPGFIHAVYGLLESDSSWDFLEIALLACFCAIHNHGFEMLFSFSAIVQHTPSPPVGFSILRAGLNKSVLLSVYATSSTRDSHDNASHEKRIALYLGAIGKKFLSVYRSFGTYIAFLTILLTVYLVRPNCLAFGYIFLLLVWIIGRQLVERTKRRLWFPLKAYAIIVFIFVYSLSIFPTFEAWMSAKFNLQLYFGYNPGSSLLENVWESLAIVVVMQLYSYERRQSKSVRSEESDFSQFGILGFIRRCLIWHSHKILLIALFYASLSPISAFGVLYLLGVVFCSTLSKASRIPSKSFLIYTGVLVTSEYLFQMWGEYAEMFPGQRHYDLSLLLGFQVYKPNFWGIEAGLRAKVLVIAACTLQYNVFHWLERMPTFLVDVVNSEEPCPLFVSAEDVLPVVSVPNGENDASSSFNERSSRKIGVTSSSLPTFSPGLYQSSHDVSTAGVGYKDHNTRKYSFGHIWGSVKESHKWNKKRILALRRERFEIQKTTLKIYLKFWIENMFNLFGLEINMIALLLASFALLNAISLLYIVSLAACALLERHILRKLWPMFVFLFSLILVFEYFAMWKHLMPLDPHVSSDTNVHCHDCWKISNLYFAHCRSCWLGLIVDDPRMLISCFVVFLLACFKLRADCASSFSGSFTYRQMVSQRKNAFVWRDLSFETKSMWTFLDYLRLYCYCHLLDLVLALVLITGTLEYDILHLGYLAFALIFFRMRLTILKKKNSIFKYLRIYNFGVIVLSLAYQSPFVGDFSGGKCETIDYIYEVIGFYKYDYGFRITSRSALVEIVIFVLVSLQSYMFSSPEFDYVFRYLEAEQIGAIVHEQEKKAAWKTEQFLHIRESEEKKRQRNFQVEKMKSEMLNLQIQLHNMNSTSACDDSSPASEGLRKRKNATVNTNMNSGILEKQDINTHPDSGFAFDLYGSPSNVRGESPFTMEFAKQPIESPLGEITELEECTSEGSFLESDRERKGRGQASENPLVSAVQLIGDGVSQVQSIGNQAVNNIVSFLNIAPEDSDTNEHTAAEDGVFQESESQNVRYACLDRASSVQSDRSRASDTASLQIGRIFGHIWSQMRSNNDVVCYICFVLVFLWNFSLLSMVYLAALFLYALCVNTGPSYTFWVIMLIYTEIYILIQYLYQIVIQHCGFSIQSSLLQELGFPTKRIKSSFVISTLPLFLVYLFTLVQSSITAKDGEWFSPGFSKGRLLHRKEVLQVSTLSGTAKELVQLVEKMVKMVISSCSTYWKSLTQEAESPPYFVQLSMDVHLWPEDGIQPERIESGINRLLQLVHDERCKNENHCSCASRVQIQSIEKSTENPNVALAVFEVVYASRSEECNAKEQYESLTPAADVAKEILEAHNAGFTEGIGFPYHIISAIGGGKREVDLYAYIFGADLSVFFLVAIFYQSVIKNKTEFLEVYQLEDQFPKEFVFILMAIFFLIVVDRVIYLCSFATGKVIFYLFNLILFTCAVTQYAWHMDTSQQNTAGLALRAIYLTKAISLSLQAMQIRYGVPHKSILYRQFLTSKVSRVNYLGYRLYRALPFLYELRCVLDWSCTTTALTMYDWLKLEDINASLYLVKCDAVLNRARHKQGEKQTKWTKFCNGICLFFILICVIWAPMLMYSSGNPTNIANPINDATVQLDIKTGGGRLTLYQTTLCEKISWDQLNTVIDLDPQGYLDTYNVRDIQLVCCQSDASTLWLVPHLVQRRFLRSLNEEMNIKFSWILTRDRPKGKEVVKYERTVDPMDCPKPSEVEAVFNGTSSSFRVRNVYPRYFRVTGSGDVRPFEQEANDVSADLVLNNGNLEWWSFHDINSLDVSGCGGLKGPMAIIVSEETPQGFLGETLSKFSIWGLYITFVLAVGRFIRLQCSDLRMRIPYENLPSCDRLIAICEDIYAARAEGELGVEEILYWTLVKIYRSPHMLLEYTKPD
- the LOC113716964 gene encoding piezo-type mechanosensitive ion channel homolog isoform X1 codes for the protein MESFLGDFVLPLLLLIAGLLNWSLISFINLVASLVIRFVARKRGFRFRCRNSLLWCIFLFSLIVIFSQVTFLVISAIMGSEWTVADAWWMKLIGLMKLQSWRSPLVVYLLIIQLLVAVIALTEIQWNRFGFFRLQDSCWACFSSVVEHIGSRLRVASCLLLPGIQLVVGISNPSWLSLPFFVCSCVGLVDWSLTSNFLGLFRWWKLLWLYAGFSICLLYVYQLPVGFPEIFNAIANFVGLYKLSPKSDLQEISSSLSLMAFYHVLSCVKCDLEEMDFLMSIREGSLTEQLLPSRHPFFIRELRSGVRHANVFLRRTVFRFFTINFFTYGFPVSLFALTFWSFHFASICAFGLLAYVGYILYVFPSLFRLHRLNGLLLVFILLWAVSTYVFNVAFAFMNWKLGKDMEIWEMVGLWHYPIPGFFLLAQFCLGILVALGNLVNNTVFLCTSDEEGQSSKDYYKEEVNEETKVLIVATIAWGLRKCSRAIVLVLIFLIAMKPGFIHAVYVIFFFMYLLSHEISKRTRQSLILLCEANFAILYILQLNLVSKTLEKKGSLSMGILSQLGLLESDSSWDFLEIALLACFCAIHNHGFEMLFSFSAIVQHTPSPPVGFSILRAGLNKSVLLSVYATSSTRDSHDNASHEKRIALYLGAIGKKFLSVYRSFGTYIAFLTILLTVYLVRPNCLAFGYIFLLLVWIIGRQLVERTKRRLWFPLKAYAIIVFIFVYSLSIFPTFEAWMSAKFNLQLYFGYNPGSSLLENVWESLAIVVVMQLYSYERRQSKSVRSEESDFSQFGILGFIRRCLIWHSHKILLIALFYASLSPISAFGVLYLLGVVFCSTLSKASRIPSKSFLIYTGVLVTSEYLFQMWGEYAEMFPGQRHYDLSLLLGFQVYKPNFWGIEAGLRAKVLVIAACTLQYNVFHWLERMPTFLVDVVNSEEPCPLFVSAEDVLPVVSVPNGENDASSSFNERSSRKIGVTSSSLPTFSPGLYQSSHDVSTAGVGYKDHNTRKYSFGHIWGSVKESHKWNKKRILALRRERFEIQKTTLKIYLKFWIENMFNLFGLEINMIALLLASFALLNAISLLYIVSLAACALLERHILRKLWPMFVFLFSLILVFEYFAMWKHLMPLDPHVSSDTNVHCHDCWKISNLYFAHCRSCWLGLIVDDPRMLISCFVVFLLACFKLRADCASSFSGSFTYRQMVSQRKNAFVWRDLSFETKSMWTFLDYLRLYCYCHLLDLVLALVLITGTLEYDILHLGYLAFALIFFRMRLTILKKKNSIFKYLRIYNFGVIVLSLAYQSPFVGDFSGGKCETIDYIYEVIGFYKYDYGFRITSRSALVEIVIFVLVSLQSYMFSSPEFDYVFRYLEAEQIGAIVHEQEKKAAWKTEQFLHIRESEEKKRQRNFQVEKMKSEMLNLQIQLHNMNSTSACDDSSPASEGLRKRKNATVNTNMNSGILEKQDINTHPDSGFAFDLYGSPSNVRGESPFTMEFAKQPIESPLGEITELEECTSEGSFLESDRERKGRGQASENPLVSAVQLIGDGVSQVQSIGNQAVNNIVSFLNIAPEDSDTNEHTAAEDGVFQESESQNVRYACLDRASSVQSDRSRASDTASLQIGRIFGHIWSQMRSNNDVVCYICFVLVFLWNFSLLSMVYLAALFLYALCVNTGPSYTFWVIMLIYTEIYILIQYLYQIVIQHCGFSIQSSLLQELGFPTKRIKSSFVISTLPLFLVYLFTLVQSSITAKDGEWFSPGFSKGRLLHRKEVLQVSTLSGTAKELVQLVEKMVKMVISSCSTYWKSLTQEAESPPYFVQLSMDVHLWPEDGIQPERIESGINRLLQLVHDERCKNENHCSCASRVQIQSIEKSTENPNVALAVFEVVYASRSEECNAKEQYESLTPAADVAKEILEAHNAGFTEGIGFPYHIISAIGGGKREVDLYAYIFGADLSVFFLVAIFYQSVIKNKTEFLEVYQLEDQFPKEFVFILMAIFFLIVVDRVIYLCSFATGKVIFYLFNLILFTCAVTQYAWHMDTSQQNTAGLALRAIYLTKAISLSLQAMQIRYGVPHKSILYRQFLTSKVSRVNYLGYRLYRALPFLYELRCVLDWSCTTTALTMYDWLKLEDINASLYLVKCDAVLNRARHKQGEKQTKWTKFCNGICLFFILICVIWAPMLMYSSGNPTNIANPINDATVQLDIKTGGGRLTLYQTTLCEKISWDQLNTVIDLDPQGYLDTYNVRDIQLVCCQSDASTLWLVPHLVQRRFLRSLNEEMNIKFSWILTRDRPKGKEVVKYERTVDPMDCPKPSEVEAVFNGTSSSFRVRNVYPRYFRVTGSGDVRPFEQEANDVSADLVLNNGNLEWWSFHDINSLDVSGCGGLKGPMAIIVSEETPQGFLGETLSKFSIWGLYITFVLAVGRFIRLQCSDLRMRIPYENLPSCDRLIAICEDIYAARAEGELGVEEILYWTLVKIYRSPHMLLEYTKPD
- the LOC113716964 gene encoding piezo-type mechanosensitive ion channel homolog isoform X5, whose protein sequence is MDFLMSIREGSLTEQLLPSRHPFFIRELRSGVRHANVFLRRTVFRFFTINFFTYGFPVSLFALTFWSFHFASICAFGLLAYVGYILYVFPSLFRLHRLNGLLLVFILLWAVSTYVFNVAFAFMNWKLGKDMEIWEMVGLWHYPIPGFFLLAQFCLGILVALGNLVNNTVFLCTSDEEGQSSKDYYKEEVNEETKVLIVATIAWGLRKCSRAIVLVLIFLIAMKPGFIHAVYVIFFFMYLLSHEISKRTRQSLILLCEANFAILYILQLNLVSKTLEKKGSLSMGILSQLGLLESDSSWDFLEIALLACFCAIHNHGFEMLFSFSAIVQHTPSPPVGFSILRAGLNKSVLLSVYATSSTRDSHDNASHEKRIALYLGAIGKKFLSVYRSFGTYIAFLTILLTVYLVRPNCLAFGYIFLLLVWIIGRQLVERTKRRLWFPLKAYAIIVFIFVYSLSIFPTFEAWMSAKFNLQLYFGYNPGSSLLENVWESLAIVVVMQLYSYERRQSKSVRSEESDFSQFGILGFIRRCLIWHSHKILLIALFYASLSPISAFGVLYLLGVVFCSTLSKASRIPSKSFLIYTGVLVTSEYLFQMWGEYAEMFPGQRHYDLSLLLGFQVYKPNFWGIEAGLRAKVLVIAACTLQYNVFHWLERMPTFLVDVVNSEEPCPLFVSAEDVLPVVSVPNGENDASSSFNERSSRKIGVTSSSLPTFSPGLYQSSHDVSTAGVGYKDHNTRKYSFGHIWGSVKESHKWNKKRILALRRERFEIQKTTLKIYLKFWIENMFNLFGLEINMIALLLASFALLNAISLLYIVSLAACALLERHILRKLWPMFVFLFSLILVFEYFAMWKHLMPLDPHVSSDTNVHCHDCWKISNLYFAHCRSCWLGLIVDDPRMLISCFVVFLLACFKLRADCASSFSGSFTYRQMVSQRKNAFVWRDLSFETKSMWTFLDYLRLYCYCHLLDLVLALVLITGTLEYDILHLGYLAFALIFFRMRLTILKKKNSIFKYLRIYNFGVIVLSLAYQSPFVGDFSGGKCETIDYIYEVIGFYKYDYGFRITSRSALVEIVIFVLVSLQSYMFSSPEFDYVFRYLEAEQIGAIVHEQEKKAAWKTEQFLHIRESEEKKRQRNFQVEKMKSEMLNLQIQLHNMNSTSACDDSSPASEGLRKRKNATVNTNMNSGILEKQDINTHPDSGFAFDLYGSPSNVRGESPFTMEFAKQPIESPLGEITELEECTSEGSFLESDRERKGRGQASENPLVSAVQLIGDGVSQVQSIGNQAVNNIVSFLNIAPEDSDTNEHTAAEDGVFQESESQNVRYACLDRASSVQSDRSRASDTASLQIGRIFGHIWSQMRSNNDVVCYICFVLVFLWNFSLLSMVYLAALFLYALCVNTGPSYTFWVIMLIYTEIYILIQYLYQIVIQHCGFSIQSSLLQELGFPTKRIKSSFVISTLPLFLVYLFTLVQSSITAKDGEWFSPGFSKGRLLHRKEVLQVSTLSGTAKELVQLVEKMVKMVISSCSTYWKSLTQEAESPPYFVQLSMDVHLWPEDGIQPERIESGINRLLQLVHDERCKNENHCSCASRVQIQSIEKSTENPNVALAVFEVVYASRSEECNAKEQYESLTPAADVAKEILEAHNAGFTEGIGFPYHIISAIGGGKREVDLYAYIFGADLSVFFLVAIFYQSVIKNKTEFLEVYQLEDQFPKEFVFILMAIFFLIVVDRVIYLCSFATGKVIFYLFNLILFTCAVTQYAWHMDTSQQNTAGLALRAIYLTKAISLSLQAMQIRYGVPHKSILYRQFLTSKVSRVNYLGYRLYRALPFLYELRCVLDWSCTTTALTMYDWLKLEDINASLYLVKCDAVLNRARHKQGEKQTKWTKFCNGICLFFILICVIWAPMLMYSSGNPTNIANPINDATVQLDIKTGGGRLTLYQTTLCEKISWDQLNTVIDLDPQGYLDTYNVRDIQLVCCQSDASTLWLVPHLVQRRFLRSLNEEMNIKFSWILTRDRPKGKEVVKYERTVDPMDCPKPSEVEAVFNGTSSSFRVRNVYPRYFRVTGSGDVRPFEQEANDVSADLVLNNGNLEWWSFHDINSLDVSGCGGLKGPMAIIVSEETPQGFLGETLSKFSIWGLYITFVLAVGRFIRLQCSDLRMRIPYENLPSCDRLIAICEDIYAARAEGELGVEEILYWTLVKIYRSPHMLLEYTKPD